The Microbulbifer hydrolyticus genome has a segment encoding these proteins:
- a CDS encoding DUF3574 domain-containing protein: MKVLAAMLMLPVLAACSSQPAQRCRPGETLQFHDLLYFGTATIDSARPAVTEAEWTRFLDEVLTQHFPEGLTVLQATGQWRSGSGTIMREGSYVLSLVHPGNSNAEESITAVIQAYKAAFDQKAVLRVRNPACVAFR, translated from the coding sequence TTGAAAGTATTGGCCGCCATGTTGATGCTTCCGGTGCTCGCGGCTTGCAGTAGCCAGCCCGCGCAGCGCTGCCGGCCGGGGGAAACCCTGCAATTCCACGACCTGCTGTATTTCGGTACTGCGACGATCGACAGCGCGCGCCCGGCGGTAACCGAAGCGGAGTGGACCCGGTTTCTCGACGAGGTACTTACACAACACTTTCCAGAAGGGCTAACCGTGCTGCAGGCGACCGGACAATGGAGATCCGGGTCCGGCACTATTATGCGCGAGGGAAGCTACGTCCTGTCTCTGGTTCACCCCGGCAACTCAAATGCTGAGGAGTCCATCACTGCGGTGATCCAAGCGTATAAAGCTGCGTTCGACCAGAAGGCCGTTTTACGGGTGAGGAACCCGGCCTGCGTAGCCTTCCGCTGA
- a CDS encoding ABC transporter transmembrane domain-containing protein has product MSKNTPPLGSPHNGTPSENNAANMSAREMMISLWQFMRPYKKVLFGAGVALVFTAGITLAIGQGVRLLVDQGLTGDSSEALAHAVLVLLVLAGLMALGTYARHYLVSWLGERVVADLRKAVFDHIVTLHPSYFETNRSGEIMSRLTTDTTLLQHIIGTSFSMALRSSLMFVGALILLLFTNLKLSLIVLIGVPLVLLPIVLYGRRVRKLSKASQDSIADVGSYAGEIIQHIKTVQSYTRERDEMRAFAAEVEIAFDVAKRRIRQRSLLIAVVILLMFGAVSGLLWVGGNDMIAGRMSSGDLAAFVFYAVMMGSAVATISEVYGELQRATGATERLMDLLHVESQIPASTGMGEADRPFSDAGGHVVFDGVDFSYPTRPDHPAIHHLDLDVPAGKSLALVGPSGAGKSTLLELLQRFYDPLGGRITLDGVDIREMDTGALRKYIAVVPQQPALFTADVWYNIRYGKPDASDEEVIAAARAAHADEFIEQLPEGYNSHLGEQGTRLSGGQKQRIAIARAILKDPKILLLDEATSALDAESEYHVQQALQTLMKNRTTIIIAHRLATILHADSIAVLERGALVAQGSHRELVDISPLYKRLAELQFQDSERRMPDGE; this is encoded by the coding sequence ATGTCGAAAAACACTCCCCCACTCGGTAGCCCGCATAACGGCACGCCTTCGGAAAATAACGCCGCGAACATGAGTGCGCGGGAGATGATGATCTCCCTCTGGCAATTTATGCGGCCTTACAAGAAGGTGCTTTTCGGCGCGGGCGTGGCACTTGTGTTCACTGCGGGCATCACCCTTGCCATTGGCCAGGGCGTGCGCCTGCTCGTGGATCAGGGGCTTACCGGGGATTCCAGTGAGGCCCTTGCCCATGCCGTCCTCGTCCTGCTGGTACTGGCCGGGCTGATGGCGCTCGGTACCTATGCGCGCCACTATCTGGTTTCCTGGCTCGGCGAGCGCGTGGTCGCAGATCTGCGCAAGGCGGTGTTCGATCATATCGTTACCCTCCACCCGAGCTATTTCGAGACCAACCGCAGCGGCGAGATCATGTCCCGCCTCACCACCGACACCACACTGCTGCAACATATCATCGGCACTTCCTTTTCCATGGCCCTGCGCAGTTCGCTGATGTTTGTGGGTGCATTGATTTTGTTACTGTTCACCAACCTGAAGCTGAGCCTGATTGTTTTGATTGGCGTACCGCTGGTGCTGCTGCCGATCGTGCTGTACGGCCGCCGGGTCAGAAAACTCTCGAAGGCCAGCCAGGATTCCATTGCGGACGTGGGCAGTTATGCGGGAGAAATCATCCAGCACATCAAAACCGTACAGAGTTACACCCGTGAAAGGGATGAGATGCGGGCGTTTGCCGCAGAAGTGGAAATTGCTTTTGATGTCGCCAAGCGGCGCATACGCCAGCGCTCCCTGCTGATCGCAGTGGTGATACTGCTGATGTTTGGTGCCGTGAGCGGCCTGTTGTGGGTGGGTGGCAACGATATGATCGCCGGGCGTATGAGTAGCGGGGACCTGGCGGCCTTTGTGTTCTATGCGGTGATGATGGGCTCCGCGGTGGCAACCATCTCCGAAGTATACGGCGAGCTGCAGCGGGCCACCGGCGCCACCGAACGCCTGATGGACCTCCTGCACGTGGAGTCACAGATTCCCGCCAGTACCGGTATGGGCGAAGCGGATCGGCCGTTCAGCGACGCTGGCGGACATGTGGTGTTCGACGGGGTGGATTTCAGTTACCCAACCCGGCCCGATCACCCCGCGATTCATCACCTGGACCTGGACGTACCAGCAGGCAAGAGCCTGGCGCTGGTGGGCCCTTCGGGCGCGGGCAAGTCCACCCTGCTGGAATTACTGCAGCGGTTTTACGATCCGCTCGGCGGACGCATTACCCTGGACGGCGTGGATATTCGGGAAATGGACACCGGCGCCCTCCGCAAATACATCGCGGTGGTTCCGCAGCAGCCAGCCCTGTTCACTGCCGATGTCTGGTACAACATCCGCTACGGCAAACCGGACGCAAGTGATGAAGAAGTGATTGCCGCCGCCAGGGCTGCCCATGCCGACGAATTTATCGAGCAATTGCCGGAGGGGTACAACAGTCACCTGGGCGAGCAGGGCACGCGACTCTCCGGGGGGCAGAAGCAGCGCATCGCGATTGCCCGTGCGATCCTGAAAGACCCGAAAATCCTCCTGCTGGATGAGGCCACCAGTGCGCTGGATGCGGAGAGCGAGTATCACGTCCAGCAGGCGCTGCAGACACTAATGAAGAACCGCACCACCATTATCATCGCGCATCGGCTGGCGACCATCCTGCACGCAGACAGTATTGCGGTGTTGGAGCGGGGGGCTCTGGTAGCGCAGGGCAGCCACCGGGAGCTTGTCGATATCTCACCGCTGTACAAGCGGCTTGCGGAGCTACAGTTTCAGGATTCAGAAAGGCGGATGCCAGATGGGGAGTAG